A stretch of bacterium DNA encodes these proteins:
- a CDS encoding GlsB/YeaQ/YmgE family stress response membrane protein: MGILSWLLLGLIAGVLAKWLMPGDDPGGLFITIGLGIAGSFVGGFLASLIGLGTTGGFSLGTIAVATAGAFLLLFIYRKMKSA, from the coding sequence ATGGGCATTCTCAGCTGGCTGCTTCTCGGCCTCATCGCGGGCGTCCTCGCCAAGTGGCTCATGCCCGGGGACGATCCCGGCGGCCTCTTCATCACGATCGGTCTCGGAATCGCCGGATCCTTCGTCGGCGGCTTCCTCGCCTCGCTGATCGGGCTCGGCACGACGGGCGGGTTCAGCCTCGGCACGATCGCGGTGGCGACGGCGGGCGCGTTCCTCCTCCTCTTCATCTACCGGAAGATGAAATCGGCCTGA
- a CDS encoding cytochrome P450, whose protein sequence is MAASPEEPLTFPRPVPEDFRITHPEDYAAHGYPHKIWERLRKEEPVSWQVQPGNAIDYWAITKHADIMEIGKQPDIFVSGPRLVIQHLEEEVRDLPPTLIQMDNPMHRDFRAMVSKQFTPRALKKITEPIEKIGKDLVDKLYARGDEGECDFVDEISAPLPIAVIGWLLGAPEEDWPLLYDWTNRTLGAGDPEYQEEGKDARETSQAAQIELFQYFTGLMNDRRKNPQDDLITTFVQAEYEGRPLNDMEVLSWCFIIVIAGNETTRNGTTGGMLALIQHQHEMRRLQEDMGLLKDAVEEIVRWTSPIIHFGRTATRNYQLRDKTIKEGESVALYYPSANRDEDVFEDPWTFRIDRKPNRHIGFGIGEHFCLGAHLARWEMEVAYKHLIPRIAEIELTGPVDRLHSSLVGGVKRLPIRYKLHPSN, encoded by the coding sequence ATGGCTGCCAGCCCCGAAGAACCGCTGACCTTCCCCCGCCCCGTCCCGGAAGACTTCCGGATCACGCATCCCGAGGACTACGCGGCCCACGGATATCCGCACAAGATCTGGGAGCGCCTCCGCAAAGAGGAGCCCGTCTCCTGGCAGGTCCAGCCCGGCAACGCGATCGACTACTGGGCGATCACGAAGCACGCGGACATCATGGAGATCGGTAAGCAGCCCGACATCTTCGTTTCCGGCCCCCGCCTCGTGATCCAGCATCTCGAGGAGGAGGTGCGTGACCTCCCGCCGACCCTGATCCAGATGGACAACCCGATGCATCGCGATTTTCGCGCGATGGTGTCGAAGCAGTTCACGCCGCGCGCGCTGAAGAAGATCACGGAACCGATCGAGAAGATCGGCAAGGACCTGGTCGACAAGCTCTATGCCCGCGGTGACGAGGGCGAGTGCGACTTCGTAGACGAGATCTCCGCGCCGCTCCCGATCGCGGTGATCGGCTGGCTGCTCGGTGCGCCCGAAGAGGACTGGCCGCTCCTCTACGACTGGACGAATCGAACGCTCGGAGCGGGCGATCCGGAATACCAGGAAGAGGGCAAGGATGCGCGAGAGACCTCGCAAGCCGCGCAGATCGAGCTCTTCCAGTATTTCACCGGCCTGATGAACGATCGCCGAAAGAACCCGCAGGACGATCTGATCACCACGTTCGTGCAAGCGGAGTACGAGGGCCGGCCGCTCAACGACATGGAAGTCCTCTCGTGGTGCTTCATCATCGTGATCGCCGGCAACGAGACGACCCGGAACGGCACGACCGGCGGCATGCTCGCTCTCATCCAGCACCAGCACGAGATGCGCCGGCTGCAGGAAGACATGGGATTGCTCAAGGACGCGGTCGAGGAGATCGTCCGCTGGACCTCGCCGATCATCCACTTCGGTCGGACGGCGACTCGGAACTACCAGCTCCGCGACAAGACGATCAAGGAAGGCGAGTCGGTCGCCCTCTACTACCCCTCGGCGAACCGCGACGAAGACGTCTTCGAGGATCCGTGGACGTTCCGGATCGATCGCAAGCCGAACCGCCACATCGGCTTCGGGATCGGCGAGCATTTCTGTCTCGGCGCCCATCTGGCACGCTGGGAGATGGAGGTCGCCTACAAGCACCTCATACCGCGCATCGCCGAGATCGAGCTGACCGGCCCGGTCGACCGGCTTCACTCGAGCCTGGTGGGCGGCGTGAAGCGCCTGCCGATCCGCTACAAGCTCCACCCGAGCAACTAG
- a CDS encoding alkaline phosphatase D family protein: MPIDRRGFLRNGAVGVAGLAVAGSTTGCAPGAFTMNESRTRFAHGVASGDPLVDRVILWTRITPSAGERGDPVETRWWIGPNADGSGAIDEGVAVADPSRDYTVKVDAAGLEAGGDYHYGFEAEGERSPIGRTKTLPAEGISRVRLAFASCANYPQGFFNGYAHLARRDDLDAVLHLGDYLYEYGHAEYGDGTALGRIPAPLGETVSLADYRWRHASYKADSDLQAAHARHPWITVWDDHETANNSHATGAENHTSETEGDWQERMLAGIRAYYEWMPIRELPTGLFRTFRFGDLVDLVMLDTRLQRDEQPERGDEATANDPSRTLLGDDQTGWLLDALSRSAQDGVRWRVVGQQVVVSPILLGEYGFNPDAWDGYRANRREVFDHLVAESIRDVVFLTGDVHSSWVFEVPHDDGTPHCALEFVCPAISSPPFGKSTPIGDQAREFVERTDHLAFVDLVHNGYLVVELTPAAVRVEYVFSAPVDRWSAESVGGAVFEAAAGTHRVVRVD, encoded by the coding sequence ATGCCGATCGATCGTCGTGGATTCCTGAGGAACGGGGCCGTCGGTGTTGCCGGGCTTGCCGTCGCTGGATCGACGACCGGCTGCGCGCCGGGTGCGTTCACGATGAACGAGAGCCGGACGCGCTTCGCGCACGGCGTGGCGAGCGGGGATCCACTCGTGGATCGGGTGATCCTGTGGACCCGGATCACGCCGAGCGCCGGCGAACGAGGCGATCCGGTCGAGACGCGCTGGTGGATCGGGCCGAACGCCGACGGGAGCGGGGCGATCGACGAGGGGGTGGCCGTCGCGGATCCGTCGCGGGACTACACGGTCAAGGTCGACGCCGCGGGTCTCGAGGCCGGGGGCGACTACCACTACGGCTTCGAGGCGGAAGGCGAGCGCTCGCCGATCGGTCGGACGAAGACGCTGCCCGCCGAAGGCATCTCGCGCGTACGCCTGGCCTTCGCGTCCTGCGCCAACTATCCGCAGGGCTTCTTCAACGGCTACGCCCACCTCGCGCGTCGCGACGATCTCGATGCCGTGCTCCATCTGGGGGACTACCTCTACGAGTACGGCCACGCCGAATACGGGGACGGGACGGCGTTGGGTCGAATCCCCGCGCCCCTCGGCGAGACGGTCTCCCTCGCCGACTACCGCTGGCGACACGCGAGCTACAAGGCCGACTCTGACCTGCAGGCGGCCCACGCGCGTCATCCCTGGATCACCGTCTGGGACGATCACGAGACGGCGAACAACAGTCACGCGACGGGCGCCGAGAACCATACGTCCGAGACGGAAGGCGACTGGCAGGAGCGGATGCTCGCCGGGATCCGCGCCTACTACGAATGGATGCCGATCCGAGAGCTACCGACGGGTCTCTTCCGCACGTTCCGCTTCGGGGATCTCGTCGACCTCGTGATGCTCGACACGCGTCTCCAGCGCGACGAGCAGCCCGAGCGCGGAGACGAGGCGACGGCGAACGATCCGAGCCGCACGCTCCTCGGCGACGACCAGACGGGTTGGCTCCTCGATGCGCTGTCTCGTTCGGCGCAGGATGGCGTCCGCTGGCGGGTCGTCGGACAACAGGTCGTCGTCTCGCCGATCCTGCTCGGGGAGTACGGTTTCAATCCCGATGCCTGGGACGGCTACCGTGCGAATCGCCGGGAGGTCTTCGATCATCTGGTCGCCGAATCGATCCGGGACGTCGTCTTCCTGACCGGCGACGTCCACAGCAGCTGGGTCTTCGAGGTGCCCCACGACGACGGCACGCCGCACTGCGCGCTCGAGTTCGTGTGCCCGGCGATCAGCTCGCCGCCTTTCGGTAAGTCGACGCCGATCGGCGACCAGGCCCGCGAGTTCGTCGAACGGACCGACCACCTCGCGTTCGTCGATCTCGTCCACAATGGCTACCTGGTCGTCGAGCTCACGCCGGCGGCCGTCCGGGTCGAGTACGTGTTCAGCGCGCCCGTCGACCGGTGGTCCGCCGAGTCCGTCGGGGGCGCGGTCTTCGAAGCCGCGGCCGGGACCCATCGTGTGGTCCGGGTCGACTGA
- the serS gene encoding serine--tRNA ligase — protein MLDPRSLQERRDEIVESCEARHIRADVDAAIALHERTNVLRTELNEANRLRNEHQKAGKQKLDDAAREAHTAEGRRLKEAVGEREEAVRAAEAELETALRTLPNFLHPESPRGNEEDFKTLETVGEPRNFDFEARDHLALAQDLDLVDFERAAKVSGQKFYYLKREAAMLEVGLQRFALDQLLPEGFIPVVTPDLARPSVIEGLGFSPRGEETQIYSVADHDLCLIGTSEITLGGMYADSILSEDELPLKLAGVSHCFRTEAGAAGRESKGLYRVHQFTKVEMFVFCRPEESEAQHQELLRIERKIFDALEIPYRVIDIASADLGAPAYRKFDLEAWMPGRGESGEYGEITSTSNCTDFQSRRLKIRFKRSGEKKKNELVHTLNGTAISNARAIVALLENHQQADGTITIPEALVPYVGTDRIGPR, from the coding sequence ATGCTGGATCCCCGGAGTCTCCAGGAACGCCGCGACGAGATCGTCGAGAGCTGCGAGGCGCGTCACATCCGCGCCGACGTCGATGCGGCGATTGCCCTGCACGAGCGGACGAACGTCCTTCGCACGGAGCTCAACGAGGCGAACCGCCTCCGCAACGAGCACCAGAAGGCGGGGAAGCAGAAGCTCGACGATGCGGCGCGAGAAGCGCACACCGCCGAGGGACGCCGGCTCAAGGAAGCGGTCGGCGAACGGGAAGAGGCGGTTCGCGCGGCCGAGGCCGAGCTCGAGACCGCGCTCCGGACCCTTCCGAACTTCCTCCATCCGGAATCGCCCCGAGGAAACGAAGAGGACTTCAAGACCCTCGAGACCGTGGGAGAGCCCCGGAACTTCGACTTCGAGGCCCGTGACCATCTCGCGCTCGCCCAGGACCTCGACCTCGTCGACTTCGAGCGGGCGGCGAAGGTGTCTGGCCAGAAGTTCTACTACCTGAAGCGGGAAGCCGCGATGCTCGAGGTGGGGCTCCAGCGCTTCGCCCTCGACCAGCTCCTGCCCGAGGGCTTCATCCCGGTCGTCACCCCCGACCTCGCCCGTCCCTCCGTCATCGAGGGGCTCGGGTTCAGCCCCCGCGGCGAGGAGACCCAGATCTACTCCGTCGCGGACCACGATCTCTGCCTGATCGGAACCTCCGAGATCACCCTCGGCGGGATGTACGCCGACTCGATCCTCTCCGAGGACGAGCTGCCGCTCAAGCTCGCCGGCGTCTCCCACTGCTTCCGGACCGAAGCGGGCGCCGCCGGCCGGGAGAGCAAGGGCCTCTACCGCGTGCATCAGTTCACGAAGGTCGAGATGTTCGTCTTCTGCCGCCCCGAGGAGTCCGAGGCCCAGCACCAGGAGCTCCTCCGGATCGAGCGGAAGATCTTCGATGCCCTCGAGATTCCGTACCGCGTGATCGACATCGCGAGCGCGGACCTCGGCGCCCCCGCCTACCGCAAGTTCGACCTGGAGGCGTGGATGCCCGGTCGTGGCGAGAGCGGCGAATACGGCGAGATCACCTCGACCTCCAATTGCACCGACTTCCAGAGCCGCCGCCTCAAGATCCGCTTCAAGCGCTCCGGCGAGAAGAAGAAGAACGAGCTGGTTCACACGCTGAACGGCACGGCGATCTCGAACGCCCGCGCGATCGTCGCGCTGCTCGAGAACCACCAGCAGGCCGACGGCACGATCACGATCCCCGAAGCCCTCGTTCCCTACGTCGGCACGGACCGGATCGGCCCGCGTTAG
- a CDS encoding DUF2442 domain-containing protein has protein sequence MSSSAPEKTPRATSVEISGDELIVTLRDGRRIASPLAWYPRLQEATPEARGNWTLLGDGVGIHWPEIDEDLSIEGLLEGRPAIGLAREAR, from the coding sequence ATGAGTTCTTCCGCGCCTGAAAAGACGCCGCGCGCGACCTCCGTCGAGATCTCCGGCGACGAGCTGATCGTCACGCTTCGGGACGGGCGACGGATCGCCAGCCCGCTTGCGTGGTATCCGCGCCTCCAGGAAGCAACGCCCGAGGCGCGCGGGAACTGGACGCTCCTCGGCGACGGAGTCGGGATCCACTGGCCCGAGATCGACGAAGACCTCAGCATCGAGGGCCTGCTCGAAGGGCGGCCCGCGATCGGACTCGCACGCGAGGCGCGCTAG
- a CDS encoding peroxiredoxin family protein has protein sequence MLGLLALIVVAATFYNWFQLIGRVAIPRDRRGWFAAFLSAGALGLVAIGQGGFFNVLFGVPAAFVGFVFPALRLQSKQQPNRPAVAVGDPMIPFVAPDENGNDFDLASLTGKPYLLKFFRGHW, from the coding sequence ATGCTCGGACTGCTCGCACTGATCGTCGTCGCGGCGACCTTCTACAACTGGTTCCAGCTGATCGGCCGCGTCGCGATCCCCCGCGACCGGCGAGGCTGGTTCGCCGCGTTCCTCTCCGCCGGCGCGCTCGGTCTCGTCGCGATCGGACAGGGCGGATTCTTCAACGTCCTGTTCGGCGTGCCGGCCGCGTTCGTGGGTTTCGTCTTTCCGGCGCTCCGGCTCCAGAGCAAGCAGCAGCCGAATCGGCCGGCGGTCGCCGTCGGTGATCCGATGATCCCCTTCGTGGCGCCCGACGAGAACGGGAACGACTTCGACCTCGCGAGCCTGACGGGCAAGCCCTACCTGCTCAAGTTCTTTCGCGGCCACTGGTGA
- the selB gene encoding selenocysteine-specific translation elongation factor gives MAAENESPSAGAVQSVVLGTAGHIDHGKTALVRTLTGRDLDRLPEEKARGITIELGFAPLALADDLKVAIVDVPGHEKFVRTMVAGASGLDLVMLVVAADEGVMPQTREHLAICELLGIDRGFVVLTKKDLVDEEMLELAYEDVREALLEGPLADAPILAASAETGEGIDEVRATLERLIRETPDRSDDDRPSRLFIDRTFTKHGFGAVVTGTWSGRPRRVGDTIALEPGERKAKIRGLERHGDGVDATESGARIAVNLQGVSTEEIDRGDLITEPGAVAATTTFDARLRWMASKASLEDAASVELLTGTAERRARVALVGSAPIAPGERGFCRVHVDGDGLPLLPGDRFVLRGFSRDAGVGSTLGGGIVLDVAPPHRRRRDPALEAELERLDAGELDAGLAVRIERAGLEGLRESRLALETGEREAALGPVLEGLAADGTIVRLEGGLCLGRAAADRLMETLNEALEAFHARDPLQPGMPRAALIGALPENVPTESGAALLARLAERGDVEIRSDVVTRTGFESTLDADQEALAEKLRLRFAEAGLEPPAMRTVAEESGEDERSLRAVAHFLEREGALVAAPDDLFFDRASVVRLIEDVVAHFASSDELDTQTLKAMIGASRRTAMPLMALLDELQITRRDGSLRRLIGSDPKW, from the coding sequence TTGGCCGCCGAAAACGAATCCCCGTCCGCAGGAGCCGTCCAGAGCGTCGTCCTCGGCACCGCCGGCCACATCGATCACGGAAAGACCGCCCTCGTCCGCACGCTGACCGGCCGCGACCTCGACCGGCTGCCGGAAGAGAAGGCGCGCGGGATCACGATCGAGCTCGGCTTCGCGCCCCTGGCCCTCGCCGACGACCTGAAGGTCGCGATCGTCGACGTGCCCGGACACGAAAAGTTCGTACGCACGATGGTCGCGGGGGCCTCGGGCCTCGACCTCGTGATGCTGGTGGTCGCCGCCGACGAAGGCGTCATGCCACAGACCCGGGAGCACCTGGCCATCTGCGAGCTGCTCGGCATCGACCGCGGCTTCGTCGTCCTCACGAAGAAGGATCTGGTCGACGAAGAGATGCTCGAGCTCGCCTACGAGGACGTACGCGAAGCCCTCCTCGAGGGCCCCCTGGCGGACGCGCCCATCCTGGCCGCCAGCGCGGAGACCGGCGAAGGGATCGACGAAGTCCGCGCGACCCTCGAGCGCCTGATCCGCGAGACCCCCGACCGGAGCGACGACGATCGGCCGTCGCGTCTCTTCATCGACCGCACCTTCACCAAGCACGGCTTCGGCGCCGTCGTGACGGGCACCTGGTCCGGTCGCCCCCGGCGCGTCGGAGACACGATCGCCCTCGAGCCCGGCGAGCGGAAGGCCAAGATCCGCGGCCTCGAACGCCACGGGGACGGCGTCGACGCGACCGAGTCCGGCGCGCGCATCGCCGTCAACCTGCAAGGCGTGTCCACGGAGGAGATCGACCGGGGCGACCTGATCACCGAGCCCGGCGCCGTCGCAGCGACGACGACCTTCGACGCGAGGCTCCGTTGGATGGCCAGCAAGGCCAGCCTCGAAGACGCCGCCTCGGTCGAGCTCCTCACGGGAACCGCCGAGCGCCGTGCCCGGGTCGCGCTCGTCGGCTCCGCGCCGATCGCGCCGGGCGAACGCGGCTTCTGCCGGGTGCACGTCGACGGCGACGGCCTCCCTCTTCTCCCCGGCGATCGATTCGTGCTGCGCGGCTTCTCCCGGGACGCCGGCGTCGGCTCCACGCTCGGCGGAGGAATCGTCCTCGACGTCGCCCCGCCCCACCGTCGACGTCGCGACCCCGCGCTCGAGGCCGAGCTCGAACGCCTCGACGCGGGCGAGCTCGACGCGGGCCTCGCCGTTCGGATCGAACGCGCCGGCCTCGAAGGCTTGCGCGAGTCCCGCCTCGCGCTCGAGACCGGCGAGCGCGAAGCCGCGCTCGGCCCGGTCCTCGAAGGGCTCGCTGCCGACGGCACGATCGTCCGACTCGAAGGCGGACTCTGCCTCGGGCGTGCCGCCGCCGACCGGTTGATGGAGACCCTGAACGAAGCACTCGAGGCGTTCCACGCCCGCGACCCGCTCCAGCCCGGCATGCCCCGCGCCGCCCTGATCGGCGCGCTGCCCGAGAACGTCCCCACGGAATCCGGCGCCGCCCTGCTCGCCCGCCTCGCCGAGCGCGGCGACGTCGAGATCCGCAGCGACGTCGTGACCCGGACCGGATTCGAGTCGACCCTCGACGCGGATCAGGAAGCGCTCGCCGAGAAGCTCCGGCTTCGCTTCGCCGAGGCGGGCCTCGAACCGCCGGCCATGCGAACCGTCGCCGAAGAGAGCGGAGAGGACGAGCGGTCGCTGCGCGCCGTCGCCCACTTCCTCGAACGCGAAGGCGCCCTCGTCGCGGCGCCGGACGATCTCTTCTTCGACCGAGCGAGCGTCGTCCGCCTGATCGAAGACGTCGTCGCCCACTTCGCTTCGAGCGACGAGCTCGATACGCAGACGCTCAAGGCGATGATCGGCGCGAGTCGTCGGACGGCGATGCCGCTGATGGCGCTCCTCGACGAGCTCCAGATCACCCGCCGCGACGGCAGCCTCCGCCGACTGATCGGCTCGGATCCGAAGTGGTGA
- a CDS encoding c-type cytochrome, producing the protein MNPAITTTSTTRWMTIILLGSLVLVGCGEQESGAPASAPEAAPEPVAETAPEVPEGAAELARRARTTLGVLPGFVPNEANARTDAKVDLGRMLYFDARLSKNQDVSCNSCHMLDAFGVDGEPTSPGHKGQRGDRNSPTVYNAALHIAQFWDGRAPDVEAQAGGPVLNPIEMAMPSEEAVLTLLGSIPGYVEAFAAAYPGDDTAITYQNMTLAIGVFERALLTPGRFDAFLGGDLNALTEQERKGLDTFLSVGCNSCHNGPAVGGTLYRKLGFIFPYETEDVGRENVTGNEIDRHVFKVPSLRNVAETGPYLHDGSIASLPEMVRIMGKHQIGIDLSDEQVADIVVFLEALTGNVDTAYVAKPELPESGPDTPAPDPS; encoded by the coding sequence ATGAACCCGGCGATCACGACGACGAGCACGACCAGGTGGATGACGATCATTCTGTTGGGGAGCCTCGTGCTCGTCGGCTGCGGTGAGCAGGAGTCGGGCGCCCCGGCGTCGGCGCCGGAAGCCGCACCGGAGCCCGTGGCCGAGACCGCACCCGAGGTGCCGGAGGGCGCGGCGGAGCTCGCCCGGCGCGCCCGGACCACGCTCGGCGTCCTTCCGGGCTTCGTCCCGAACGAGGCGAACGCGCGCACGGACGCCAAGGTCGATCTCGGACGGATGCTCTACTTCGACGCCCGCCTCTCGAAGAATCAGGACGTGTCCTGCAACTCCTGCCACATGCTCGACGCGTTCGGGGTCGACGGCGAGCCGACCTCGCCCGGGCACAAGGGGCAGCGCGGTGACCGCAACTCCCCGACCGTCTACAACGCAGCGCTCCACATCGCGCAGTTCTGGGACGGACGCGCCCCGGACGTCGAGGCGCAGGCCGGCGGCCCGGTGCTCAACCCGATCGAGATGGCGATGCCGAGCGAGGAGGCCGTATTGACGCTGCTCGGATCGATCCCGGGCTACGTCGAGGCCTTCGCGGCGGCCTACCCCGGCGACGACACGGCGATCACCTACCAGAACATGACCCTCGCGATCGGCGTCTTCGAGCGCGCTCTCCTCACGCCGGGACGCTTCGACGCGTTCCTGGGCGGCGACCTGAACGCGCTGACCGAGCAGGAGCGGAAGGGTCTCGACACCTTCCTTTCGGTCGGCTGCAACTCCTGCCACAACGGCCCGGCGGTCGGCGGCACGCTCTATCGCAAGCTCGGCTTCATCTTCCCCTACGAGACCGAGGACGTCGGTCGCGAGAACGTGACGGGTAACGAAATCGATCGGCACGTGTTCAAGGTCCCGTCGCTTCGCAACGTGGCGGAGACCGGTCCCTATCTCCACGACGGCTCGATCGCGAGCCTGCCCGAGATGGTCCGGATCATGGGCAAGCACCAGATCGGGATCGACCTCTCGGACGAGCAGGTCGCCGACATCGTCGTCTTCCTCGAAGCGCTCACGGGCAACGTCGATACCGCGTACGTGGCGAAGCCCGAGCTGCCCGAGAGCGGACCCGACACGCCCGCGCCCGACCCGAGCTAG
- a CDS encoding DMT family transporter, whose translation MSPRVLAVGQGLAVIVLSQLMGVLAKLALFEVEAFTFVWLQLGAALVYLLAYTFLWRRERWPSGLDRRTWLAILFVGAVNFGLCRVWMMMGIERLPMNTFVFVLSFIPLVTLALSILFLRERPGPVQVGGILLAVLGVWLYFPELPAPDQRIGVVYAALVVLGLGASNNVTRFVLGHGSTDLSPALYSTIGLLVGGLPIVLVGLAIDGARLQGGFEAVGGVRNAAIIVANGILGLALSQTIFNGIMRTLRSFEASVVANSGLVWTALWAIPILGEWLTPPQIGAIAVLMAGVLLAQWRPAEAR comes from the coding sequence ATGAGTCCGCGCGTCCTCGCGGTCGGGCAGGGGCTCGCGGTCATCGTCCTCTCCCAGCTGATGGGTGTGCTCGCCAAGCTCGCCCTCTTCGAGGTCGAGGCGTTCACCTTCGTCTGGCTCCAGCTCGGCGCCGCGCTCGTCTATCTGCTCGCCTACACTTTCCTGTGGCGGCGGGAGCGATGGCCTTCGGGGCTCGACCGGCGGACCTGGCTCGCGATCCTCTTCGTCGGCGCGGTGAACTTCGGTCTGTGTCGTGTGTGGATGATGATGGGGATCGAGCGGCTCCCGATGAACACGTTCGTGTTCGTGTTGAGCTTCATTCCGCTCGTGACCCTCGCGCTCTCGATCCTCTTTCTTCGTGAGCGTCCGGGGCCGGTCCAGGTGGGCGGGATCCTGTTGGCCGTTCTCGGGGTCTGGCTCTACTTCCCCGAGCTGCCCGCCCCCGACCAGCGCATCGGCGTCGTCTACGCGGCGCTCGTCGTGCTCGGACTCGGCGCGAGCAACAACGTGACGCGCTTCGTGCTCGGCCACGGGTCGACGGATCTCTCGCCCGCGCTCTACTCGACGATCGGCCTGCTGGTGGGCGGGCTTCCGATCGTGCTGGTCGGTCTCGCGATCGACGGCGCTCGTCTCCAGGGAGGCTTCGAGGCGGTCGGCGGCGTGCGCAACGCGGCGATCATCGTCGCCAACGGGATCCTCGGTCTCGCGCTCTCGCAGACCATCTTCAACGGGATCATGCGCACCCTGCGGTCCTTCGAGGCGAGCGTCGTCGCGAATTCCGGCCTCGTCTGGACGGCCCTCTGGGCGATCCCGATCCTGGGCGAGTGGCTGACGCCGCCGCAGATCGGCGCGATCGCGGTCCTGATGGCGGGTGTGCTGCTCGCGCAGTGGCGGCCAGCGGAGGCGCGCTAG
- a CDS encoding DUF4160 domain-containing protein produces the protein MPTIARIGPYRFFFFSNEGREPPHVHVERDAATAKFWLDPVVLSSADGMSSRDLRRLHSIVAERHEEFRSAWDEFFRA, from the coding sequence ATGCCGACGATCGCGCGAATCGGTCCATACCGATTCTTCTTCTTCAGCAACGAGGGGCGTGAACCGCCGCACGTTCACGTCGAGCGAGACGCCGCAACGGCCAAATTCTGGCTCGATCCCGTGGTGCTATCTTCGGCGGACGGAATGAGCAGTCGTGATCTCCGCCGTCTGCATTCGATCGTGGCGGAGCGACACGAGGAGTTCAGGAGCGCCTGGGATGAGTTCTTCCGCGCCTGA